The DNA window TTTTTTATCTTTAATTTTTGTAATAAATTATGTTTATGCGTTTCAATTGTTCTTATATTTACAAATAATTTATCTGCAATTTCAATATTGCTTAATCCTTCGATAACAAGTTTTAAAACTTCTTTTTCTCGTTTTGTTAGTTGTTCGTAATCTTTAACCGAGTCATTTTCATTATTCTTAGCTTTACGCAAAAAATATTTTTGCATAATAGTGGATATTGAATTGCTAAAATATTCTTTACCGGCAATTATTTCCTTAATTGCTTTAAACAGTTCCTCTTTCGAAGTTTCTTCTTTTGGTAGGTATCCGTTTGCTCCGGCTCTTATTGCATTAAATACATATTCTTCCTTAGTATGCATTGACAAAACAAGAATTTTACTGCTT is part of the Bacteroidota bacterium genome and encodes:
- a CDS encoding response regulator transcription factor; the encoded protein is MKKIRVLLVDDHKIFRDGILSLFSGAKEIEIIDVASNSNEALQKIRNQKPDVVIMDISMPEISGIEIIKQIKEENISSKILVLSMHTKEEYVFNAIRAGANGYLPKEETSKEELFKAIKEIIAGKEYFSNSISTIMQKYFLRKAKNNENDSVKDYEQLTKREKEVLKLVIEGLSNIEIADKLFVNIRTIETHKHNLLQKLKIKNTIELVKFALKNNILEF